One part of the Arvicanthis niloticus isolate mArvNil1 chromosome 15, mArvNil1.pat.X, whole genome shotgun sequence genome encodes these proteins:
- the Agap3 gene encoding arf-GAP with GTPase, ANK repeat and PH domain-containing protein 3 isoform X3 yields MERGWSPGESCSGERPAVCRRALSVCDSLDLHSASADRTAAALQAALCAAREQPARPRSVCSVTPGSAPSGARGLLLGLLRPRHGRRGPAPSEQPGSPPPSPELSPAPVRRNRGPGERASRPRPTSMTFLEVNRLELAATEAPGVGLGRTGSSGFLRGASLWSSQRWQVFRGSGGRSAESPRRGLSALRKSFSFRLRRGQEIRRSESGLLARPPRARTRSDGDASSLGTFPSRRDLLGADTPCAPPEPGRPRAAASLWKLLTSRFRRREPAPAAPLWSRRAAAAPGLLGAPSDSFVNSQEWTLSRSVPELKVGIVGNLSSGKSALVHRYLTGTYVQEESPEGGRFKKEIVVDGQSYLLLIRDEGGPPELQFAAWVDAVVFVFSLEDEISFQTVYNYFLRLCSFRNASEVPMVLVGTQDAISAANPRVIDDSRARKLSTDLKRCTYYETCATYGLNVERVFQDVAQKVVALRKKQQLAIGPCKSLPNSPSHSAVSAASIPAVHINQATNGGGSAFSDYSSSVPSTPSISQRELRIETIAASSTPTPIRKQSKRRSNIFTICATVSNFSSTKRPFQLLPN; encoded by the exons ATGGAGCGGGGCTGGTCGCCGGGGGAAAGCTGCAGCGGGGAGCGGCCCGCCGTCTGCCGCCGCGCCCTCAGCGTCTGCGACTCACTGGACCTGCACAGTGCCTCGGCCGACCGGACCGCCGCCGCCCTGCAGGCCGCCTTGTGTGCCGCGCGTGAACAGCCTGCGCGGCCACGGAGCGTGTGCTCCGTGACTCCTGGGTCAGCGCCCTCCGGCGCGCGCGGCCTGCTGCTCGGTCTCTTGCGCCCGCGCCACGGCCGTCGGGGCCCTGCGCCCTCGGAACAGCCCGGCTCACCGCCGCCCAGCCCTGAGCTCAGCCCCGCGCCTGTCCGGCGCAACCGCGGTCCTGGAGAGAGGGCATCCAGGCCGCGGCCCACCAGCATGACGTTCCTGGAGGTGAACCGTCTAGAGCTGGCGGCGACGGAGGCGCCGGGCGTAGGGCTTGGCCGCACAGGGAGCTCCGGCTTCCTGCGGGGAGCGTCGCTGTGGAGTAGCCAGCGCTGGCAGGTGTTCCGTGGTAGTGGCGGCCGCAGCGCGGAGAGTCCCCGGCGCGGGCTGTCCGCGCTTAGGAAGAGTTTTAGCTTCCGTCTGCGCCGCGGCCAGGAGATCCGGCGCTCCGAGTCCGGGCTCCTTGCCCGGCCACCCCGCGCGCGTACCCGTAGCGACGGCGACGCCAGCTCCCTGGGTACCTTCCCCAGTCGTCGAGACTTGCTGGGCGCCGATACCCCGTGCGCGCCACCGGAGCCCGGCCGCCCCCGCGCCGCCGCCAGCCTCTGGAAGCTGCTCACCAGCCGCTTCCGCCGGAGGGAGCCCGCGCCCGCAGCGCCGCTGTGGAGCCGCCGGGCAGCCGCAGCCCCAGGACTCCTGGGTGCGCCAAGCG ACTCATTTGTGAACAGCCAGGAGTGGACCCTTAGCCGCTCTGTGCCGGAGCTTAAAGTG GGCATAGTGGGGAACCTGTCTAGTGGGAAATCAGCCTTGGTTCACCGATATCTGACAGGGACCTACGTCCAGGAAGAGTCCCCTGAAG GGGGACGGTTTAAGAAGGAGATTGTGGTGGATGGCCAGAGTTACCTGCTGCTGATCCGAGATGAAGGAGGCCCCCCTGAACTCCAG TTTGCTGCCTGGGTGGATGCGGTGGTGTTTGTGTTCAGCCTGGAGGATGAAATCAGCTTCCAGACCGTGTACAACTACTTCCTGCGCCTCTGCAGCTTCCGAAATGCCAGCGAGGTGCCCATGGTGCTGGTGGGCACACAGG ATGCCATCAGTGCCGCCAATCCCCGGGTCATTGACGACAGCAGGGCTCGCAAGCTGTCCACAGACCTGAAGCGCTGTACCTACTATGAAACATGTGCAACCTATGGGCTCAATGTGGAGCGAGTCTTCCAAGATG TGGCCCAGAAAGTGGTAGCCTTGCGGAAGAAGCAGCAGCTGGCCATCGGGCCCTGCAAGTCCCTGCCCAACTCACCCAGCCACTCAGCCGTGTCTGCTGCCTCCATCCCAGCTGTGCACATCAATCAG GCCACGAACGGCGGCGGCAGCGCCTTCAGCGACTACTCATCCTCAGTCCCCTCCACCCCTAGCATCAGCCAGCGGGAGCTGCGCATCGAGACCATCGCTGCCTCCTCCACCCCCACGCCCATCCGCAAGCAGTCCAAGCGGCGTTCTAACATCTTCACG ATATGTGCCACTGTTTCCAACTTTTCATCAACAAAAAGGCCTTTCCAACTCCTTCCAAATTAG